The Dehalococcoidales bacterium genomic interval ACAATTTATTGCGTTGCTAGACGGTGAACTGAAAGTAGCTGTTGAAAATCCAGCCAAAGCAATTTTCCACGCGCTCTCCATGATTGAGCTTACATGCTGCCGTGTGATCACTCTGTATTACGGTAAGGATGCAAATGAGTATGATGCAAAAGCCATTACCTCACAAATCACCAATAAATATTCCCACATCTCAGCCGGTATCGTTAACGGCGGGCAACCAGATTATCTTTATATCGTTTCCATAGAATAACTCGATGTTTACGATTTAAAAGCTTGGCCGTACCTTTTGTAAGAATATTTACGCTGACCTTACATACCGGAGCATATACTGCATACGAGCATAACAATTCGTGGTAGCAGGCAAAACTTGTCCCTGTCGGTCCCGACCCGTTATTATCTATAAAAAAAGGGGCTGAGTCCGGCTTATACAAACCATCTTCAGCCCCCTGAACCTCGTTCAATAAATACGAACCACAGACAAATTAGAACAGCACAGTATTACGGCTGCATTGCTCCAAAAAGAACCAGCCATGCCAATGCGGTTTTTGCTGCCAGGCTGAGTATTATGTAAACCCTTTCACCGTACAGGTAGTCCTTCCATTTACCAACTCTTTTGTATTGTAGAATCATATTAATCGGGAAGGTATTGAAAGCAATAAAATAAGTGATAAGAATAGCCCAGACAAACCATGGCACCATACCAAAATTGCCAGTGCCAAACATGTAAAGAAGTATTGCAATCCAGGGTGCAATTCCCGCAATCGAACCCCACACAAACGGTCCCCAGTTAACGTTTGCCTTTTCGGCACCGGAGTTAAGCTGTTCCATAACCAAGCCAAAGAGATTCATAGCAGCATTAACGAGGAAAATTAATAACAGCGAAGCAATGTCGTAAATACCAAATAGAGTTGCTATGAGTACAATCATAATTGAGGAGCTAAAAGCATACTCAAACCAGCGGTATTTGTTTATACCCTTTTTAAGCCCATCAAAATACGATTTGCTATTTAGAACAATTAAACCATGAGCAATCGCCGATATTAGCAAAAACGCGGCTACGAGTAATCCAAACGGAAGCTGAAATAGCTCACGGCTGGCAGGTACCAATGAACTAGAACCGGTATCGTATGTCAGGTAATTCTGGGTAATAGTTGGCTGAAACTCAGCGATTTTTTGTATTACGCCGGTTGCCAAAAATGCCATTATAATAGCCTGGACCAGATGTGCCGCTCCCATTATCATGTTGAACCTTTTAAGT includes:
- the heR gene encoding heliorhodopsin HeR codes for the protein MEAALQKLKRFNMIMGAAHLVQAIIMAFLATGVIQKIAEFQPTITQNYLTYDTGSSSLVPASRELFQLPFGLLVAAFLLISAIAHGLIVLNSKSYFDGLKKGINKYRWFEYAFSSSIMIVLIATLFGIYDIASLLLIFLVNAAMNLFGLVMEQLNSGAEKANVNWGPFVWGSIAGIAPWIAILLYMFGTGNFGMVPWFVWAILITYFIAFNTFPINMILQYKRVGKWKDYLYGERVYIILSLAAKTALAWLVLFGAMQP